The Parabacteroides sp. AD58 genome includes a window with the following:
- a CDS encoding 3'-5' exonuclease: MIEKYVNIISKEEISLLPLEEFKGRIITLLTEKEADKAVAYLSKYPMIGFDTETRPSFKKGQRYKVSLIQLSTDDTCFLFRLNYMGFPGSLEHLLGNANILKVGLSLQDDFGAMRKRIEIEPQNFLDLQAYVKQFGIEEASLQKIYAILFQKKISKGQRLSNWEADVLTSSQQKYAALDAWACLQIYKQLNNLS; this comes from the coding sequence ATGATTGAAAAGTATGTAAATATAATCAGCAAAGAGGAAATTTCCTTGTTGCCCCTCGAAGAATTCAAAGGCAGAATCATTACACTGCTTACTGAAAAAGAGGCCGACAAGGCAGTGGCCTATTTGTCTAAATATCCTATGATAGGCTTTGATACGGAAACGCGCCCCAGTTTCAAGAAAGGACAGCGCTATAAGGTTTCGCTGATACAATTATCGACCGACGACACCTGCTTTTTGTTCCGATTGAACTATATGGGATTTCCGGGATCACTGGAACATCTTTTAGGCAACGCCAATATCTTAAAAGTAGGTCTGTCTCTTCAGGATGATTTCGGAGCCATGCGCAAACGAATCGAAATAGAGCCACAGAACTTTCTGGATCTGCAGGCCTATGTCAAGCAATTTGGTATTGAAGAGGCCAGCTTGCAGAAGATCTATGCCATCCTCTTTCAGAAGAAAATATCCAAAGGGCAACGCTTGTCTAACTGGGAAGCGGATGTATTAACCTCATCCCAGCAAAAATACGCAGCATTAGATGCCTGGGCTTGCCTCCAAATTTATAAACAACTGAATAATCTGTCATAA
- a CDS encoding class I SAM-dependent rRNA methyltransferase, whose amino-acid sequence MSYCKVFLKPKKEESLLRFHPWVFSGAIQRIEGQPEEGDLVEVYGANQQFLAIGHYQIGSIAVRVLSFTQREIDHAFWVERIRSAYQLRCILGLANTPNNNTYRLIHGEGDSLPGLVIDMYAHTAVMQAHSVGMHKFRFEIAEALKEVVGDTLQNIYYKSETTLPYKADLDSEKGYIYGHDVEDIALENGLKFCVDWQKGQKTGFFVDQRENRSLLEHYSKGRSVLNMFCYTGGFSFYAMRGGAKLVHSVDSSAKAISLTNKNVELNFPGDPRHQAFAEDAFKYLERMGNNYDLIILDPPAFAKHKNVLRNALQGYRKLNAIAFEKIQPGGILFTFSCSQVVSKENFRLAVFSAAAQSGRNVRILHQLTQPADHPVNIYHPEGEYLKGLVLYVE is encoded by the coding sequence ATGAGTTACTGTAAAGTATTTCTGAAACCCAAAAAGGAAGAATCTTTGTTACGTTTCCATCCCTGGGTATTTTCCGGAGCCATTCAACGTATCGAAGGACAACCGGAAGAAGGTGATCTGGTGGAAGTATATGGTGCCAACCAGCAGTTCCTGGCAATCGGGCACTATCAGATAGGAAGTATCGCCGTCCGGGTGCTTTCTTTCACACAAAGAGAAATTGATCATGCATTCTGGGTAGAGAGAATCCGTTCCGCCTACCAGTTACGCTGTATCTTGGGGTTAGCCAATACTCCCAACAATAATACATACCGTCTGATTCACGGCGAAGGAGACAGTTTACCCGGCCTCGTTATTGATATGTACGCACATACAGCCGTTATGCAGGCACATTCTGTAGGTATGCACAAATTCCGCTTTGAAATAGCTGAAGCACTGAAGGAAGTCGTTGGCGACACTTTACAGAATATCTATTACAAATCGGAAACGACATTACCCTATAAAGCTGATCTCGACAGCGAAAAAGGTTACATCTATGGTCATGATGTAGAAGACATCGCCTTAGAAAATGGACTGAAATTCTGTGTCGATTGGCAAAAAGGACAAAAGACCGGTTTCTTTGTCGATCAACGGGAAAACCGTTCTCTGCTGGAACATTATTCAAAAGGCCGCTCTGTCTTGAATATGTTCTGTTATACCGGAGGATTTTCATTCTACGCCATGCGAGGCGGAGCCAAACTGGTACATTCGGTTGACAGCTCGGCCAAGGCCATTTCTTTAACGAATAAGAACGTTGAGCTGAACTTCCCGGGAGATCCGCGGCATCAGGCATTTGCCGAAGACGCGTTCAAATACCTGGAACGGATGGGAAATAACTATGATCTGATCATTCTGGATCCACCTGCTTTCGCCAAGCACAAGAATGTTTTGCGCAATGCCTTGCAAGGTTACCGCAAACTGAATGCCATCGCATTCGAAAAAATCCAGCCGGGAGGAATCTTGTTCACCTTCTCCTGTTCACAAGTAGTCAGCAAAGAGAACTTCAGACTGGCTGTTTTCAGTGCCGCAGCACAATCAGGAAGAAACGTACGTATCCTGCATCAGCTTACACAACCGGCAGATCATCCGGTCAACATTTACCATCCTGAAGGAGAATACCTGAAAGGACTGGTTCTTTATGTCGAATAA
- a CDS encoding cation diffusion facilitator family transporter, whose translation MESLIDEEMLKQKVQKYIVSISCLILIGKFIAYYLTHSVGVLTDAMESIVNVAAGFLSLYSLHFSGRPKDERHPFGHGKIELISASVEGILISIAGGMIIYEGIKRLFSPVEVQHLDIGIYIVAFSGLLNYLMGWYSIRIGKRYDSIALVAGGKHLQSDTYSTIGLVAGLLVLYFTKIVWIDSLLALLFGGIIAGTGISILRKTIANLLDAADEQLLNDLVQTLNEKRPPEWIDIHNTRIIKSGSYLYIDCDLTIPWYYTIEEGHREADKLQNLLRDKYANKVQLTIHLDPCNIFDKQKCSNCALKQCKYRREAFQQQENISLASFTGAGGEV comes from the coding sequence ATGGAAAGCCTGATTGATGAAGAGATGCTGAAACAAAAGGTACAAAAATACATTGTATCCATCTCTTGTTTGATTCTGATAGGCAAATTCATTGCCTATTACCTGACTCATTCGGTAGGTGTGCTGACCGATGCTATGGAAAGTATTGTGAATGTAGCAGCCGGTTTTCTCAGCTTATACAGCTTGCATTTCAGCGGACGCCCGAAAGATGAACGTCATCCTTTCGGACACGGAAAAATAGAATTGATATCAGCTTCAGTAGAAGGTATCTTAATCAGTATTGCTGGTGGTATGATTATCTACGAAGGCATCAAGCGCTTGTTCTCGCCGGTTGAAGTCCAACATTTGGATATAGGTATCTATATTGTAGCCTTTTCAGGACTACTCAATTATTTAATGGGATGGTATAGCATCCGCATCGGGAAACGCTATGACTCCATTGCCTTGGTTGCCGGAGGAAAGCATCTGCAATCCGACACCTATTCAACGATTGGACTGGTGGCAGGTCTGCTCGTGCTTTACTTCACTAAAATTGTATGGATCGATAGCTTGTTAGCTTTATTATTCGGAGGTATCATTGCCGGCACCGGAATATCCATCTTACGCAAGACTATTGCCAATCTGCTTGATGCAGCCGACGAACAATTGCTGAATGATCTGGTTCAGACGTTGAATGAAAAACGCCCGCCAGAATGGATAGACATCCACAATACACGAATCATCAAGTCGGGAAGCTACTTGTATATTGATTGTGATTTAACTATTCCTTGGTATTATACCATCGAAGAAGGTCACCGCGAAGCTGACAAATTACAGAACCTTCTGCGGGATAAATATGCCAATAAAGTTCAGCTGACCATCCATTTGGACCCTTGTAATATCTTCGATAAACAGAAATGTAGCAATTGCGCGTTAAAGCAATGTAAATATCGCCGGGAAGCATTCCAGCAACAAGAAAATATCAGCTTAGCCAGCTTCACCGGAGCAGGCGGAGAAGTTTGA